The Solanum dulcamara chromosome 6, daSolDulc1.2, whole genome shotgun sequence genome contains the following window.
TCTTAAGGAATTTTCTTATTTAGATACATAAATTTAACCAATAAAATCAACCTATTTGACTTAGGCAATAGCTGTTTTcccttatttgatttttttcaacTACATCAGTTCAAATGTCTTTAAAGTGTAAATATTGTTGCTCTAAAGTCTAAACCAATATCAATTCAACAGTGCCTATATTTGCAATTAgtcctctttttattttaattgtgttggaaaaactaaataaaaatttcaatatCTTTTATAAGTTACATGACATATGTTTATGAACTATATAAATCTTAAGAATTTGAAAAGTTGAATGTAACCTTGGAATTGAACTTTTGGACCTGTTTGGCCATAGATATTgccaaaaatatttggaaaacaacttgacaaatatttttgacaaacaatccaaattcaaatttactttttaacacgtatAGATTCAAGTAATTATCTTACAATCAATTGGATCGATGAGTTCACTCAATAACTAGTTTGAGTCGAATGTCTATCACATCCTATCCCAATTTTGATGCATGATGCTCTTTTTGCCAAAACTTCACGTATTTGTTTGTCTCCCTCCGAATGTGTACAATAGTAATTTTATTCGCTTTCAATAAATATTTACCATCTTCAATTATTGACATTTAAAGGAACAAAATTATAGTTTTACAGTATGTAGTTTACTTGTTTAGTACTACTCTATGTTCTCTTGTACTATCttttgttttaatattttattttatttttgaatcatTTGAACAGAAGAAAATGTTATCTTCTTTTTGCAACAAATAGCTTCATGAAAACGATACACAAACAAAATGGAACATCATTCATCAGTACCTATCATATTTCACtttcaaggaaagaaaagttCAAAGAGATATCCAGAGTTTGATTAATGTGTCCACACCTACCTAATATAAGTCATCCTAAAACATCCAAGTAATGCAATTATATTGGTTGGACAGcttttgaaggaaaaaaaaatgttattgtaATGAATAAAAATGATTTCATGAACTTTGATCTCATCTAGTGTGAGACTGAGACATGTAATTGTTTGAATTGTCGATATTTCAACAACTAAAAGTGTGTAAATTTCCCTTAAATATAATACATCAAGTGACATAAGTTATTCTCTGGTACtagatttaagaaaaataaaaaagaaaaggtcGTCTGAGACTCTCAGTTAGTAAATGATCATTTGGATATTTGACTTCCACATTTATTCTTAAAGGGATTATGTATCTGAATAAATACATATTCCTGGAAAGAGTCTGCATTTGATAAAACAAAAGGGtcccattttttattttctgtcTTGCATTCATGCAACGCATTAGGGTATCAATATCTACACTTGGATCTCACGCGTTAATAGCAAAGGCAAGATTGACAAATAGAGAGTGGCAGACTGCTGGCCACAACATTAAGGCAAAAGTCAGAACTAAGAGTTGGATGTTGCAAACAAAATCCCACATACGTAAATAAAAAGACAATGGATCTACAGAAAAGGTGTGACGATATTCCTAATGACGTGGAGTCTTTTGAAAAACACTGTGGAGGGACAATATCACATTATGATAAAAGTACCTTTGAATTGTTTCAGCCCAACACCTACCTTTCTATATCACAATGTGTCTATCAATGTGGTTGACAAGACGACGACAACAATAACAGTTACACCACAGTCCAGATATAGCTGGAATCGATTACAAGAATCCCAACTATCCATGTCACCAACTCATTCAAATATATGGGGGGGATATTATGTTCTCCAGCACTAGAAGTTCTCAACATTTTCTACTTGTTCTTGGGACACATCAAAGGGAAAAAAACAATACAACtacaataatgataataaattaaagaaatcagaaTGAAACTGGAGCCTCAAGGCAAGAAAAGAGTTGGCTTAGACGTTTTATTTAAGCAAGCTATAGCCCTCAAACCTCCACTCTTCCTTCCACTTGCTCCCTCCTGTATTTGATTATCGAGACAGGGCGGGAGGGCTTTTGTTTGCCTCACCTGGTTAACCATAGTTCTAATGCCTAACAAAACTCTTGTTCCAGCTGGGTTTTTGGTTAACTGGATGAGTATTCAGTTGGTTGAAGTAAAAAGCAAGCAAGAATTCGTTCCTCCAAACCCAAATGAGTTTGATAAACCAGCTTTAATGGTCATTTGCTTTGAAGCAGTCAAAGGCATGAAACCACCATTGAATACTGGATCTGGTTCATAAAGGTTCAGTGTCAAAGGCGCGATACCCTGCAAATAAACATCAAAGTGGTGAGTAGCTCATTCAtgaaatagaaaactttgcagCTACCTCATCTAAGTCTTGAAAGAAGCACGATGCTTGCAATAGTTAATGCATGTATCTACAGCCTTGACCTTTATTCCAATTTAACTAGTACTTTTGTCATCTAAATGAATCATACAACTAAAAATCCACCCAAATTTATTGGATTTACGATATAATTCCGAAAAACTCACATCCTGACTCACATCCGAAGTCTCAAAAGTAATTCTCATGATTGACATCCATATAATACACTAGTTTTCTCTATTTCTATAATTCTTTCATTTATCGTTGTAAACACGTAATTTTGTACCCTCTAGATATTTTAtcgcataattttttttaatgtgttTAGGTCTAGTGAATACCTATTTTTTTTAACCATTCCAATGATTTACACCATTTAACGTTTAAATAATTCTTTTAGGTCCAAATTAAatatttggattttttttaattttcttttagtaAGTCTTacttttgaaaatgaaaactacAAAAATTGAGACACATTTTaggataaattttatttacttttcaaggaaaaaaaatcaaaagaatgtTTTCCTTAAATTTAGGTTTTAACAAATAAGTTGGTAACTTTAGTTTTttacttagtatattttattttagtataGCTATTTACTTGTCTTGTTAGTCCAAAAATAGTTAgctaattattaatattatgttctaatatatttttaaaaaaaccaaaaataaacaataggaaaaaaaaatggGTAACCTATAAATCCCTCAACCGACACCTACTCCCTTTTGCCCACTTTTTGTGGACGCACACACATACGACTCACACACcacaaatcaataaaaaaaaattgcacgATATACAAAAATAGGAAGAACGGAAGAGAGAAAGAACAACTTGAAAAGTTAggtgcaatatatatatatatgtacatatggCATAAAAAATCTTTGGAGTTTTCTTTTTACAAACTATACAAGAGAAACTAAAAACAAACTTTTTTCAATGATGTTTACTAAGAAAACGGAAAATCTCCtcttctttttgtaaaaaaaaaaaaaaaaaaaaaaaagatgccGAAAAGTTGGAGTTCATGGAGTAAGGGCATAAAATCAAAGGAACACATCTCTTCTATTTCGCCAGTCACGCCCAAAGCCGGTCAACAATTTACAAGCCTTCCAAGTAATATTTGCAAACAGCACGTAGGATGCACAAGTTGGTCAGATAAAAGGGGTATCTGCCCTAGACGAACCTGGACCCTGTGTAGAGTCCTGCTAAGTCAAATGCACATGATGCAGATAAAGTGAAGCCTAAGAGGGATACCATGTCTGCATTTCAGTTTTACTAGGGTCAAACTTGAGGTACAAAGGTATAGACTGGTTGTAAAACGAGCGGACAACTCGAGCCGGGGAGTGGCAACGTATCAGTAGCAGCCTTTTCGGCTTTGTGCGTGGGTGCTCCTCATCATAAACATGTGTGATTATAAATTTTTCACGAGGGATCGAGGGTCCACATGGCTTTATCTCGACAGAATGGATATGTAGTCACAATTCCCATGATGGTATCATTGAAGACTTAGAGGGGTGCGAGAGAAAAGACAGTTTATAGTACAATTCAACCATATCAAAGTGATAAATGAACGGACAAGTAGGCACATTAGGCCAACATAAACGTAATATCCTAGAAAATAATAAGAAGTCAGGTAAAAGTCAATATAACAAATTCGAATTCTAAAAAGTCGTCAGAAATGTCACACCCTTTATCATCAGATTTTTCCAATTGAAGTGACGTTATTGAGAAGGTATTAATTTATTTGCATAACAGAGTTGCCACTAATCTACTGATTTTCCAAGAGGCTAAAACTCTTCTAAGATCTGAAGGGGACCCGACAAACAAAAAACTAGAATCAAGAAAACCTCAAAACTCTAAGCTCTCTATTTTCTCTCTGTTCTTCCTATTTCTATGTTTTGTGCGTTTTATTACCTTGATTTGTGTTGTGTGAATCGTATGTGTGTACTTCCACAAAAAGTGGGAAAAGGGAGTAGGAGTCGGGTGAGGTTGAGGGAGATGTAGGTTacccatttttttcctttttattttttgccttttgtttatttttggTCTTTTATAATATATTAGAACATAGTATTAATATTAGCTTATTATTTTTTGACTAACAAGAAAAGTTAAATagctataataaaataaaatatactaggTAAAAACTAAACTCACTAACTTATTTGTTAAAACCTAAATTTAaggaaaacatatttttttgaaattttcttctcttgaaaagtaaaataaaacttaTCCTAAAATGTGTCTctatttttgtagttttcatttttaaaagtaagacttaataaaagaaaattttgaccTAAAAGAATTATTTAAACATTAAAATGGTGTAAAACCTTAGGCATGGTAAAACAAAATTAGTTGTTCACAAAACacattaaaaaattatgtgatAATCTCTAGAGAAGGTAAAGAATTACGTGTCTATAATTGCCTATTGGTATCATCTTTCTTGTTAAATACTTAAAAGGATCCTGAGCTGCTGAAGATGAAGCCACTAGAGAAACATGTTGGTAAACCTAGGAAAGAGTCGGCATATGCACAGATTTCTCCGATCCACCACAataatttcaactcattccatAATTTGTTAACTTATCCACTTCGCTAAAAGCTCTCAAAGTAAGGTGATCATTCAGCCTATGACAGAAAGCTGTTTTAATAAGATGCTCATGGTAATGCCTTAGTGGACTGTCTGTTTGCTAAACGACAACTCCTCTGATTGAACACCACCAGTCAGTTTGACCttgtcccccccccccccccccccggaaAAACAATTTAATTGGCACAAGACATATGACCCCATTTGAATCCCAACCTTCACATTGAAGTGCTTAAATGTAGTTTGTAGTCAAATGACCaaagatgatcataattccaTCAGTTTCATATTCTGTATACCCAGAGCAACAAAATCGCCTCAAATTATCCAGCAGAAATACAAATTTTGCACAGGCTACTGATGTAAGGTCAGATACAAAATGTTCTTAATTGAAATATCTTCAGAAACAATATAACATTCAACATGTAGCACACCAGGAGATACCATTGAGTACGAAGAATTCAGAATCATCAAATGTAAGGAATCATCTGAGAAGTCTTCTCtaatataaatgaaatattCTTACGTGGTGTATTGCCAAGACAGTAAAAATTGCTTCAACAGCTCCAGCGGCTCCAAGGAGATGACCAGTAGCACCCTAATGTGTTGGGGGGAAATTCAGCAAAGTTCATTAAGAAAAGggaaaaattatatttcacCATGGCAATATTGCAGACAACGTGCTGTAAATTGAGAAAAAGGGGTTATTGCAGATGACATGCTAAGCATCCACTAATAATCACAGTAATGTAGAAATAATTCAATAAGGTGATAGTTTGCTGAAAGCATATTAAGAATTCTAAACCTTTTATTAATCTGATGCAGAAAAACATGACACGAGATCACCAACAGAACATAACTCTCCTTCAACTTTGGTTCTTAGGAGACTTGGTACTTACTGATTCTACTCTAATCTAATTACAGACTGAACTTGGTTGACAACCCCAATTCTGATTACCTTTGTAGAGGATAAGGACAGGGCCCCTGATGTAGCATGATCAGAGAATACACCTTTTATTGCATTTGCTTCTGCTGCATCACCTGAGCAAGGTATTTCAGTAACACATACAAAAATGTCAACTTTCTGTTTGCCATAGAGcgcaaaaaatttaaaatcattacAGAGCACCTTCACAACTGCAAAACGATTACCAAGGGATGTAGATGTAGCATGAGCATTTATATAATCCACTTGACTAGGATGAAGACCAGACTGCCAATGACAAGAAGGGGAAAAAGAAGCTTTAGGGAAAAAAACGTTTACAAATCAAAATAACATCACAATCTTAATTCTCTGTTTAGAAGGCTAGAAGGATCTCTGCTCTAAGTTGCATGAACATTGAATAATAGACGAATCTTGCTCTACTTTCTGAAACTGTACACGACGTCCTAAGTTTCTAAGTTTCAACCAGATCCATACTAGAAGTTTCAAGAATTGTTGGTCAAGAATGTTCATGtaacaaaatatattaagttttATAACTCCGTTACAACTTAaatccccaaaaaaaaaaattagcaatGCTCAAGCAACTAGACAACAGAAATAATGGAAGTAATGCTTTAACAGGAATTTATTTCTGATCAAAAAAATGCTTTACAAGAACTTTATGTctatttaagttaattttttaCTAGTCGTTAAACCAaccaaatatataattataacaatcacgtactttcttttcttttttctaactGCATTTTGGGCCCAAAATTTTCTCATGTAGGAGAAAGCTAAAGGCTGATAGTTGCTCTCTCAGTTAGAATTCATGTGAAACAGTTTCAACTAAACAtagatatgaaggtgttaatttTACAGAATATTAAAAGCAGTTAATGGATTCATGGAGAACTATTGTAATGTGTAAAATTCAATTGCCAAATGAATTTGAATTCTTAAAACATGTGAAAGTTTTGTAGAATATCTCAGTCAATTAGCTATTTCAACTTCTTTTCTCGGCTACAAAATGTTTTGGTTATGTACATATTGATGCAATAGAATTTCACTAAAATCCACATACACCGGGAACAACCCTGATTCTGTACGAAAACAAATGGACAGCTAGGAAATTGGTAGTGGCAAGCTGAATGGCTATAGTACGAAAGAGctaagaaagaagagaaagaaaggaAGCTATTAATCAAGGTCTTGATTGTCATAATCTTTCATTATAATAGGCAGGAAAAGTGGTTAAAACAATGTCTACCAGTACCGAGATGTTGGTAGTTCATGCAAAGTTGCAACCTTGAGGGCAATTCAATGTAATTTACCCTGCTTTAAAACACgtattttcatataatttagTGGGACCTAAAACCAAAACCAAGGCAACGACACAGGTCACAAATCACAATTAACATTACCTGTTTCAAAGCACGTGTCATAGCCAAAACTGCACCTCTTCCACCAATATGTGGTTGTGTAATATGATGTGCATCACCTAAGCAAAATGATTAGGTGATATAAAATTACAAGCACAGGCATAATAAAGGGAAGAACAAAAAGGAAATCAGCTTTACAGGTGAACATAACCAAACTATACCTGATGTTCCATAGCCACGTAACTCTGCGTATATCTTAGCTCCTCGCTTTCTTGCATGCTCCAGTTCCTTGGAACATTATACCACATGTAAGATGAAAGAATAGTCCAGGTGATGCTAACCAGCAACAAAAGTAAGCCGAAAGAGGAAATGGGAAAATTGACTTTACTAAACTATATCTCGATTAAAGGATCAAATTGAATAATCAAGGAGGTTTTTTCATGGCTACAACGTTAGGACGAGGCACCCCAATCTCTCCATGGTAAGGGGATAAACCCCCTCCCCCTATATACTATCTGaacaaaatacaatttttttaaaaaaataaatccaaaCTCACCTCTAATACCATGACACCAGACCCCTCACCTATCCTGCACTTCAAAATGAGGATGACATACGAAGATGTATCATAATCAGTTCAGATATATATGATATGCAACCTTCTTATAAGTACAGATATTACTTACACAAATCCATCACGACCACAATCAAATGGCCTGGAGGCTTCATGGGGTTTTAAATTATACTTGGTACTCAATGCCCTTAACCTAAATCAGAAATGACAATTGTCAGAAAGATAGATAACACACAGAGAAGGTGTTATGGTTGTAAAACGAGAGTCATAACATTCATAATCCAAGTAGGCCTTGTTAGGGACAACAAGTAATCCCATAGACTAATAATTTAGGCATACCTACAGAATCCAGCAATAGATAAAGCATCGATGCTGGCTTCTGTCCCCCCTGCAACCATCACATCTGTATCTCCAAACTGAATCATCCTGGCAGCATCACCAATTGAATGAGCTCCAGTGGCACAAGCTGTAACAGAAGAATGGTTTGGTCCCTAGTCATATCCACAAATAAGATAGGCATTACTCTTTAGTTGTATACATGGATCTAGTACCAGCAAAAAGGCAAGAAAAGAGAGGAGGTTAAGTCAGTAATATAACCTTTTCCTTTAAGTTAATGCATAAGAAACAAAAGTACCTTTAATACAGATTGTTAAAATGCTAGTCAAATGAAGTATGCATATGTCCTAGGTACtgaaattcttaaaaatatattagaacATTTTCCTATACTCTTTTCAAGTACATGCAAAAAATTTGGAAATTACTATATGGTTGCATGCCAAGTCCAAAAATGTTTTACCAATCATTTACCTGAGAATGAATATATAGACTGTTAAGTGTCTCACGTTGGTGGAGGAAATGGGTTGTTGTCTCCTTATATGGTCTTGGATAATCCTCACCACATGAACTACCTTTTAGGATTGAGTTAGACCTAAGACCATTTCTTGTCATGATATCAGACCTAGAGTCATTTCTATTATTGTTTACTCAATGTTGGACTCTCATGTTATGTTGTCCATGTTCCAAATGTCCAATCATGGCGTAGGGGCTTGTTAAGTGCCCAGATTCGTGGAGGAAATTGATTGTTGTCTCCTTATAGCATTGGGTAGTCCTCACCTCATGAGCTAGCTTATGAGGTTGTGCCCAAGGCCCATTTCTTATCATAGACAATGTTGGGTCTCCTCAATCCATGTTAGCTCGAATTTTTACCTTACAGAACAAAAGTTAGTGCTTAATTTTATCCTTATTTCCATATCCCGAAATATCAGATGGTCTTAGTAGTACAATGCATTATTCCATTTGGCAACTGACATTAAACGCATGGTGGATCAGCCAAGCCCAGGGGTTGGCGAGCAGATACAGTGAAATCACTTTATACATTTCAAGTTTAAATTATTCTAGGGAGCAAACACAAAGCACTGGAGATTTGGGATGGGATTCTGGAAAAGACAGAAAGGAGTTGGCAAGGTGGAAAGCACAATACCTCTCATTGGGAGGTAGAGTGATTCTGATTAATTCTGTACTGGACTCCCTCCCGACTTATGTTATGTCCTTATTCCCAATGCCTTCAAAAGTTGTCGAGAAACTGGACAGGCTTAGAAGGGACTTTCTATGGCAAGGAGGGAAAGAAGGCAAGGGTTAGTATCTGG
Protein-coding sequences here:
- the LOC129892024 gene encoding 3-oxoacyl-[acyl-carrier-protein] synthase, mitochondrial isoform X1, yielding MRGRKWLGVIPTLFHFRRFSSFDPPPVPPLRRVVVTGVGMVTPLGCGVETTWKRLIEGKCGVRAICPDDLKMNGFEPEVKLYTFDQLTSKVAAIVPYGSSSGEFNEQLWLNSKEHRSIARFIGYALCAADEALKDAKWMPTEQDAKEHTGVSLGAGTGSISDILEASRMICEKNIRRLSPFFIPRILINMASGHVSMKYGFQGPNHSSVTACATGAHSIGDAARMIQFGDTDVMVAGGTEASIDALSIAGFCRLRALSTKYNLKPHEASRPFDCGRDGFVIGEGSGVMVLEELEHARKRGAKIYAELRGYGTSGDAHHITQPHIGGRGAVLAMTRALKQSGLHPSQVDYINAHATSTSLGDAAEANAIKGVFSDHATSGALSLSSTKGATGHLLGAAGAVEAIFTVLAIHHGIAPLTLNLYEPDPVFNGGFMPLTASKQMTIKAGLSNSFGFGGTNSCLLFTSTN
- the LOC129892024 gene encoding 3-oxoacyl-[acyl-carrier-protein] synthase, mitochondrial isoform X2, translating into MRGRKWLGVIPTLFHFRRFSSFDPPPVPPLRRVVVTGVGMVTPLGCGVETTWKRLIEGKCGVRAICPDDLKMNGFEPEVKLYTFDQLTSKVAAIVPYGSSSGEFNEQLWLNSKEHRSIARFIGYALCAADEALKDAKWMPTEQDAKEHTGVSLGAGTGSISDILEASRMICEKNIRRLSPFFIPRILINMASGHVSMKYGFQGPNHSSVTACATGAHSIGDAARMIQFGDTDVMVAGGTEASIDALSIAGFCRLRALSTKYNLKPHEASRPFDCGRDGFVIGEGSGVMVLEELEHARKRGAKIYAELRGYGTSGDAHHITQPHIGGRGAVLAMTRALKQSGLHPSQVDYINAHATSTSLGDAAEANAIKGVFSDHATSGALSLSSTKHVVCNIAMVKYNFSLFLMNFAEFPPNTLGCYWSSPWSRWSC